The DNA region ACCCTTGACGATCTGCAGGTACAGCGGGATGAAGATGATCGAGCCGAACATCACCAGACCGAGCACGAAGCCGGCGGCGGTGGCCAGCGCGACGGTCCGTTCCCGGAACAGCCCCAGCGGCAGGATCGGCTCGGCGACCCGGGACTCCTGCATCAGGAACAGCACGGCGAGCACGGCACCGGCGACGAACAGGCCGATGATCAGCGGGGAGCCCCAGGGGTACTCGCCGCCGCCCCAGCTCAACGCCAGCAGGATCGCGCTGACCCCGGCGACCAGCAGGGTCGCGCCGAGCCAGTCGATCGCGTGATCACGACGCTGGAACGGGATCAGCCGCATCACGTACCAGCAGATCACCATGGCGACGATCGCCAACGGCACGTTGATGTAGAAGATCCACCGCCAGTTGGTCTCGGCGAAGTAGCCGCCGACGAGTGGACCGGCCACCGACGACAGGCCGAACACCGCACCGAACAGCCCCTGGTAGCGGCCACGCTCACGGGGCGAGACCACGTCGGAGATGATGGTGAACGCCAGCGTCATCAGGCCACCGGCGCCGATGCCCTGGATGCCCCGGGTGACGATCAGCTGGGTCATGTCCTGGGACATGCCGGCGAGCAGCGAGCCCAGCAGGAACGTCCCGATGGAGAACAGGAACACCGGGCGGCGGCCGAGCAGGTCGGCCGTCTTGCCGTACAGCGGGGTGGAGGCCGTCGACGCCAGCAGGTACGCGGTCACCACCCACGAGTAGTGGTTGATGCCGCCGAGCTCGCCGACGATCGTCGGCAACGCCACGCCGACGATGGTCTGATCCAGCGCGGCCAGCAGCATGCCGGTCATCAGGCTGCCCATCAGCAGCATGATCTGCCGGTTGTTGAGGGCGGGCGCGACCCGTTCCTCGGTGGTTGTCACGGCTTCTCCTCTTCCACCCGCGGACACCGGTCCGCCGGATCGGTCCCCCCGTAGCGGGCGTTGATCGTTTCGTTCAGCCGGGTGAGCAGGCGTTTGAACTCGGTCGCCTCGTCCGGGGTCCAGTCGGCCAGCAACTCGCGCATCGCGTTCACCCAGATGGCCCGGTTGCGGGTGAAGACCTCCTGGCCGAGCGGCGTCGGGGCGATCACGCTGGCCCGCCGGTCGGTCGGATCCGGGGTACGGGTGGCCAGGCCGGCGGCCTCCAGGGCGGCCACCTGGCGGCTGACCGTGGACAGGTCCAACGCCATGTCCTCGGCGAGCACGCTGAGTCGCGCCGGCCGGTCGGCGACCCGCACCAACAGGGTGTACGCCGCCCGCTCCAACGGCGGGTCGAAGCGCAACCGCTGGTAGAACATGTGCACCGAGCGGTGGAAGACGCCGAACTGCTTGCCCAGTGCGATCAGTTCGGCGTCGGATCCGCTCAGTGGGTCGGCCTGCGTCGCCACCTGCACCCCATCCAATAGTTGCTTGCTACAAGCATTCTGTCACGCCAGCGGCGGATGGCGAGCCGATTTCCTGTGATCCCGGACAACACCGGGCAGGTTTGGTCGGCACCGACCGGGGCACCCGCAGTGCATGGGCCCCTCACCCACCGACCCACGGCACCTGGCCGGCATCGTCGACCGCTGGGTCGGCCGGCCAGTCCTCGTCGTCGGCGACGCGATGCTCGACGAATGGCGCTTCGCCATATCCACCCGGCTGTGCCGGGAGGCGCCCGCCCCGGTGCTCGCCCTCGACCACCGGCAGATCGCTGCCGGCGGGGCCGCCAACACCGCTGTCAACCTGGCCGCCCTCGGAGCCCGGCCGTTGCTGGTCGCCCCGATCGGCGTCGACCCGATCGGCGACCAGGTGGCCCGCTGCCTGCACCAGGCCGGCGTCCAGGACCGGATGGTCGCCCAGCCGGGAGCCCGTACCCCGGTGAAACGCCGGCTGATCGCCGCCGACCAGATCCTGCTGCGCGAGGACGAAGGCGACCTGTTCGGTACGCGGCCCGCCGCCACCGAGCGACTGCTCGCCGCGATCGCCGCCAGCACCGAGCAGATCCGACTCGGCCCCGCCACCGGCCCGGCCGGACCCGACCGCCCCGACCTGGTGATCTGCGACTACGGGCTCGGCGGCCTGGCCGAGCCGGTCCGGCGCTGGCTGATCGACAACCGGCACCGCTACGGCACCGTCGCCCTCGACGCCCACGACCTGCGCCAGTGGGCGGGACTGCGGCCCACCGTGATCACCCCCAGCATCGCCGAAGCGGCCCTGGCCGTCGGTCACGCCGTACCCGATCATCACCGCACCGACGCGGCGCGGTCGCTGCTGCCCCGGCTGCGGGCCGCCACCGGCTCCGAGGTGGTCGCGGTGACCCTGGACGTCGACGGCGCGGTCGTCGACGACGGCCACGGCCCGGCCCACCACAGCCCGACCACCCCGGTCCCGGCCAGCCGGGCCGTCGGCGCCGGCGACGCCTACCTGGCCGCCCTCACCCTCGCCGTCAGCGTCGGTGCCGCCGGCCCGGCCGCAGCCGAGCTGGCCCAACGCGCCGCCGCGCTCACCGTCCGCGACATCGGCACCTGCGTATGCCACCGGGAAACGCTGCTCGCCACTCTCACCGACGCCGGCACCGACCCGGCCGACCTCGTCGACCAGGTCCGCACCGCCCGCGCCGCCGGCGCCCGGATCGTCTTCACCAACGGCTGCTTCGACGTCCTGCACCGCGGCCACGTCACCTACCTCGCCGAGGCCGCCGCCCTCGGCGACCTGCTGATCGTCGCCGTCAACTCCGACGACAGCGTCCGCCGGCTGAAGGGACCCGACCGGCCGGTCAACCCGGTCGAGGACCGGGTCGCCGTCCTGACCGCGCTGACCTGCGTCGACCACGTCGTGACCTTCGAGGAGGACTCACCGGCGGCGCTGATCGAACGGATCCGGCCCGACGTCTACGTCAAGGGCGGCGACTACCCGCCGGAGATGGTGCCCGAAGCGCCCCTGGTCCGCCGGCTCGGCGGCGAGGTGCACATCCTCGGCTACGTCGCCGACCGCTCCACCTCGGCGATCATCGACCGGATCCGGGCCGAGCACGTCGACGTACGAGGTGGCACGTGAGCCGACCACTGTCCCCCGGCGACCCGGCCGAGTTCCGCCGCAACCGGCTGCTCGACGTACTGATCCCGACCCGCAACCGGCCCGCCGAACTGGCCACCACCCTCGCCGGGCTGGCCGCCCAGGAGCTGCCGGAGGAGTTCGGCGTCGTGGTCAGCGACCAGTCCGACGGTGGGCCGGCGTGGGCCGAACCGGCCCCGGCCAGCATGGTCCGGGCGCTGCGGCACACTGGTCACCCGGTGCTGCTCACCCGCCGGCTGCCCCGACGCGGGCTGGCCGAACACCGGGCGTACCTGCTCAGCCTCTCCACCGCCCGGCTGGTGCTGCTGCTCGACGACGACGTCTGGCTGGCCCCCGGCACCGTGGACCGGCTGGTCACCGCGCTGCGCGAGCTGCGCTGCGGCTTCGTCGGCAACGCCGTACACGGATTGTCCTACCTGGACGACGTACGGCCGCAGGACCACGACGCGTACGTCGAGTGGGACGGCCGGCCGGAGCCGGAACGGATCCTGCCCGGCACCGCGCAGTGGCAGCGGGCCCGACTGCACTCCGCCGCCAACCTGCTGCACGTCACCGAACGACTGCGGCTGCGCCCCGACGAATGGCGGGCGTACCGGGTCTCCTGGATCGGCGGCTGCGTGCTGTTCGACCGGGCCAAACTGGTCGCCGCCGGCGGCTTCGACTTCTGGCGGCAGATGCCCCCCGACCACCAGGGCGAGGACGTCGCCGCCCAGCTCGCGGTGCTGCGCCGCTACGGCGGCGCCGGCATCGTGCCCAGCGGCGCCTACCACCTCGAATCGCCGACGACCGTCACCGAACGGCGGGTCGAGTGCTGGCAACTGCTGCTCGACGACGCCGACGAGGCCGGCGAAACCGGCGAGGCCGGCGAACGCCAGCAGCGACGACACCAGGAGGTACGGCGATGACGGTGCGGCTGGTCCGGCCGACCACCACGATCTGGCAGTGGGACGTGGCGGTGCTGCGTACCCTCGTCGAGGCCCTGCCCGCCGGTGAGGCCGCGCTGCTGGTCGACGCCCTTCCGCCGCTGCTGGCCATCGCCGCCCGGCCCGACGACCACGCCGACCACGGCGACCAGGGCAGCGACCAGGTCGAGTTGGTCGAGTTGGTCCGCCGGGTCCGGCGACGCACCGCGACCTACGACCTCGACGACGACGCGGTACGCGAGGAGATCCGCGCCGCGCTGGGCCGCGTCGCCGGCCACTGCCCGGCCGGGCTGCTCTACCGGCTGCAGCTACCGCTGCCCGACGACGTCCGTGCCCTGTTCCCGGAGCCGGTCCGGGTGCACGCCGTCGGCACCGGTTAACTCGGCGACCGCCTCCAGCACCTCGGCCACCGGCACGTCGACGACGAACGACTCCTGATGTCCGCAGCTGGGCCCGCCGCCCCGGGCCGGGAAACCGACCCGGCTGACGTCCTGTCCGCAGACCGGACAGTGGATCGTGAACGCGGCCAGCGGCCGGTGCCGGCCACGCAGCGGCGGCGCGCCGTTGAGCAGGTTGCCGATCCAGTAGATGCCGACCGTCGGGGTGCCGACGGCCGCCGCCAGGTGCAGCGGGCCGGTGTCGTTGGCGACCAGGACGGCGCTGCCGGCGAGCAGCCCGGCCAGCCCGCCCAGGCTCAGCGCGTCGACCACCGTACGCACGGGTCGGGTCGCCGCCGCGGCCACCTGCTCGACCACCGCCCGTTCCGGCCCGGTACCGGTCACCAGCACCTCGAATCCCTGGCCGACGCAGACGTCGGCGACCGCCGCGAACCACTGGGCCGGCCAGCGCCGCCGGGGGTCGCTCGCCCCCGGGTGCAGCACCACCCGGGGCCGCCG from Solwaraspora sp. WMMD791 includes:
- a CDS encoding DUF2267 domain-containing protein; this encodes MTVRLVRPTTTIWQWDVAVLRTLVEALPAGEAALLVDALPPLLAIAARPDDHADHGDQGSDQVELVELVRRVRRRTATYDLDDDAVREEIRAALGRVAGHCPAGLLYRLQLPLPDDVRALFPEPVRVHAVGTG
- a CDS encoding MarR family winged helix-turn-helix transcriptional regulator, which translates into the protein MATQADPLSGSDAELIALGKQFGVFHRSVHMFYQRLRFDPPLERAAYTLLVRVADRPARLSVLAEDMALDLSTVSRQVAALEAAGLATRTPDPTDRRASVIAPTPLGQEVFTRNRAIWVNAMRELLADWTPDEATEFKRLLTRLNETINARYGGTDPADRCPRVEEEKP
- the rfaE2 gene encoding D-glycero-beta-D-manno-heptose 1-phosphate adenylyltransferase, translated to MGPSPTDPRHLAGIVDRWVGRPVLVVGDAMLDEWRFAISTRLCREAPAPVLALDHRQIAAGGAANTAVNLAALGARPLLVAPIGVDPIGDQVARCLHQAGVQDRMVAQPGARTPVKRRLIAADQILLREDEGDLFGTRPAATERLLAAIAASTEQIRLGPATGPAGPDRPDLVICDYGLGGLAEPVRRWLIDNRHRYGTVALDAHDLRQWAGLRPTVITPSIAEAALAVGHAVPDHHRTDAARSLLPRLRAATGSEVVAVTLDVDGAVVDDGHGPAHHSPTTPVPASRAVGAGDAYLAALTLAVSVGAAGPAAAELAQRAAALTVRDIGTCVCHRETLLATLTDAGTDPADLVDQVRTARAAGARIVFTNGCFDVLHRGHVTYLAEAAALGDLLIVAVNSDDSVRRLKGPDRPVNPVEDRVAVLTALTCVDHVVTFEEDSPAALIERIRPDVYVKGGDYPPEMVPEAPLVRRLGGEVHILGYVADRSTSAIIDRIRAEHVDVRGGT
- a CDS encoding MDR family MFS transporter encodes the protein MTTTEERVAPALNNRQIMLLMGSLMTGMLLAALDQTIVGVALPTIVGELGGINHYSWVVTAYLLASTASTPLYGKTADLLGRRPVFLFSIGTFLLGSLLAGMSQDMTQLIVTRGIQGIGAGGLMTLAFTIISDVVSPRERGRYQGLFGAVFGLSSVAGPLVGGYFAETNWRWIFYINVPLAIVAMVICWYVMRLIPFQRRDHAIDWLGATLLVAGVSAILLALSWGGGEYPWGSPLIIGLFVAGAVLAVLFLMQESRVAEPILPLGLFRERTVALATAAGFVLGLVMFGSIIFIPLYLQIVKGASPTASGLLMLPMMAGIIVTSVVAGRAMTRYGRYKWFPVAGSVSLVLGGLLFTRLEVDTSLWLAFLMMVIIGVGLGLSMQSLVLAVQNAIPLRDLGAGTSAVTFFRSLGGSFGVAILGAVLNARLTGELADRMPGAVAQLPPEQAASVAAAGGTEISIDQPSAILALPDPVREAIQYAFVESLHTVFLVTGLVGLIAVLITLVLPDRELRGELEESTTSAADLAG
- a CDS encoding glycosyltransferase family A protein; amino-acid sequence: MSRPLSPGDPAEFRRNRLLDVLIPTRNRPAELATTLAGLAAQELPEEFGVVVSDQSDGGPAWAEPAPASMVRALRHTGHPVLLTRRLPRRGLAEHRAYLLSLSTARLVLLLDDDVWLAPGTVDRLVTALRELRCGFVGNAVHGLSYLDDVRPQDHDAYVEWDGRPEPERILPGTAQWQRARLHSAANLLHVTERLRLRPDEWRAYRVSWIGGCVLFDRAKLVAAGGFDFWRQMPPDHQGEDVAAQLAVLRRYGGAGIVPSGAYHLESPTTVTERRVECWQLLLDDADEAGETGEAGERQQRRHQEVRR